One genomic segment of Streptomyces liangshanensis includes these proteins:
- a CDS encoding ArsR/SmtB family transcription factor, producing the protein MTEDADQDPVGDVLSALADPTRRRILDALAAHGEATATVLAAELPVSRQAIVKHLAVLDRAGLVAGRRAGREARYAVRPAGLGATARWMDRIAAEWDGRLSAIKRLAEATGSPAGASDGSASADAGPAEAGDPA; encoded by the coding sequence ATGACGGAGGACGCCGACCAGGACCCTGTGGGGGACGTGCTGTCCGCACTGGCGGACCCGACCCGCCGGCGGATCCTCGATGCCCTCGCCGCCCACGGTGAGGCGACCGCCACGGTCCTGGCCGCCGAACTGCCGGTCAGCCGGCAGGCGATCGTCAAGCACCTGGCGGTCCTGGACCGGGCGGGGCTGGTGGCCGGCCGCCGGGCGGGGCGCGAGGCGCGGTACGCGGTCAGACCGGCCGGACTGGGCGCCACGGCCCGGTGGATGGACCGGATCGCCGCCGAGTGGGACGGACGGCTGTCCGCGATCAAGCGGCTGGCCGAAGCGACGGGGTCACCGGCGGGAGCGTCGGACGGGAGCGCTTCCGCCGACGCCGGCCCGGCGGAAGCCGGCGACCCGGCCTGA
- a CDS encoding TetR family transcriptional regulator, giving the protein METTQQADQQRSAQQRRRQLLEAADRVVLRDGPQASMNAIAAEAGITKPILYRHFGDKGGLYKALAKRHTDALLDALRAALDAPAERRQRVEATLDTYLAAIEARPQVYRFLMHPAEDSQPPEQGFDVGRHSVPLLRRLGEELAKVIEDRVDLGPDSQQLARVWGHGIVGMMHGAGDWWLGERPCPREQLVRSLADLLWGRLAVAGDRTGGPAF; this is encoded by the coding sequence ATGGAGACCACACAGCAGGCCGATCAGCAGCGATCGGCGCAGCAGCGCCGGCGCCAACTGCTGGAAGCCGCGGACCGGGTGGTGCTCCGGGACGGCCCCCAGGCCTCCATGAACGCCATCGCCGCGGAGGCGGGCATCACCAAGCCGATCCTCTACCGGCACTTCGGCGACAAGGGCGGCCTGTACAAGGCGCTGGCCAAGCGTCACACGGACGCCCTGCTCGACGCGTTGCGGGCGGCGCTCGACGCGCCCGCGGAGCGCCGCCAGCGGGTCGAGGCGACGCTCGACACGTATCTCGCCGCGATCGAGGCGAGGCCGCAGGTCTACCGCTTCCTGATGCACCCCGCCGAGGACAGCCAGCCGCCCGAGCAGGGCTTCGACGTGGGCCGGCACTCGGTCCCGCTGCTGCGGCGCCTGGGTGAGGAATTGGCCAAGGTCATCGAGGACCGGGTCGACCTCGGACCCGACAGCCAGCAGCTGGCGCGGGTCTGGGGGCACGGCATCGTCGGCATGATGCACGGCGCGGGCGACTGGTGGCTCGGGGAACGCCCCTGCCCGCGCGAGCAGTTGGTGCGCAGCCTGGCGGATCTGCTGTGGGGCCGCCTGGCGGTCGCGGGCGACCGCACGGGCGGACCGGCGTTCTGA
- a CDS encoding SRPBCC family protein: MSESDDRIEREITIEAPPERVWAVLTEPAHVGSWFGQGQPAPVDLRPGGTMHLDHGTYGQFPTTIVTVDPPRRFSYRWASAYPGEQAAEGNSTLVEFTLTAEGEGTRLRVVETGFTDIVIPEDRIDTASRKSHAEGWTEVTGNLKKYAEQLAA, from the coding sequence ATGTCGGAATCCGACGACCGCATCGAACGGGAGATCACCATCGAGGCTCCGCCGGAGCGCGTCTGGGCGGTGCTCACCGAGCCCGCGCACGTGGGGAGTTGGTTCGGGCAGGGACAGCCCGCCCCCGTCGACCTGCGCCCGGGCGGCACCATGCACCTGGACCACGGCACGTACGGCCAGTTCCCGACGACGATCGTGACGGTCGATCCGCCGCGCCGCTTCTCGTACCGCTGGGCGAGCGCCTACCCCGGCGAGCAGGCGGCGGAGGGCAACTCCACCCTGGTCGAGTTCACGCTGACCGCGGAGGGCGAGGGCACCCGGCTGCGGGTGGTGGAGACCGGGTTCACGGATATCGTCATCCCCGAGGACCGGATCGACACGGCCTCCAGGAAGAGCCACGCGGAGGGCTGGACGGAAGTGACCGGGAACCTCAAGAAGTACGCGGAGCAGCTCGCGGCATGA
- a CDS encoding glutathione peroxidase, translating into MTLYDIPLRTLAGEPTSLAAYEGKAVLVVNVASKCGLTPQYTGLEQLQKEYGDRGFTVLGVPCNQFAGQEPGSAEEIQAFCSATYGVSFPLLEKVDVNGDQRHPLYVELTKTADAEGGAGDVSWNFEKFLLSPKGEVVARFRPTTEPGAPELVAAVEAQLSA; encoded by the coding sequence ATGACCCTGTACGACATTCCGCTGCGCACACTCGCCGGTGAGCCGACCTCGCTCGCGGCGTACGAGGGCAAGGCGGTTCTGGTGGTGAACGTGGCGTCCAAGTGCGGCCTCACCCCGCAGTACACCGGGCTGGAGCAGCTTCAGAAGGAGTACGGCGACCGCGGGTTCACCGTGCTCGGGGTGCCCTGCAACCAGTTCGCCGGGCAGGAGCCGGGCAGCGCCGAGGAGATCCAGGCCTTCTGCTCGGCGACGTACGGCGTGAGCTTCCCGCTCCTGGAGAAGGTGGACGTGAACGGTGACCAGCGTCACCCCCTCTACGTGGAGCTGACGAAGACGGCGGACGCGGAGGGCGGCGCGGGTGATGTGAGCTGGAACTTCGAGAAGTTCCTGCTCTCGCCGAAGGGCGAGGTCGTGGCCCGCTTCCGGCCCACCACCGAGCCCGGAGCCCCCGAACTGGTCGCGGCCGTCGAGGCGCAGCTGTCCGCCTGA
- a CDS encoding cytochrome c oxidase assembly protein — translation MDHSGHGMTMDLPPFTLGRALQYSPDYFFLAGCLLALALYGWGVVRLRRRGDSWPVGRAVGFTVGVLTVALVMCTKLNDYGMVMFSVHMVQHMVISMVSPILILLGAPVTLALRALPVARRRGRKGPRELLLAVLHSRFVRVVTHPAFTIPLFIASLYGLYFTPLFDFLMGSKAGHIAMMVHFLTVGLVFFWPIMGIDPGPHRPGYVMRMLELFAGMPFHAFFGIALMMASEPMIGAYRTPPASLGIDALSDQTAAGGIAWAFSEIPSVLVLVALVFQWYRSEQRVATRLDRAADRDGDKELVAYNAYLASLQARGQ, via the coding sequence ATGGATCACAGCGGGCACGGCATGACCATGGATCTGCCGCCGTTCACGCTGGGACGGGCGTTGCAGTACTCCCCCGACTACTTCTTCCTGGCGGGCTGCCTGCTGGCGCTCGCGCTGTACGGCTGGGGTGTGGTGCGGCTGCGCCGGCGCGGCGACAGCTGGCCGGTCGGCCGCGCGGTCGGGTTCACGGTGGGCGTGCTGACCGTGGCGCTGGTGATGTGCACGAAGCTGAACGACTACGGCATGGTCATGTTCAGCGTGCACATGGTCCAGCACATGGTGATCAGCATGGTGTCCCCCATCCTGATCCTGCTGGGCGCGCCGGTGACCCTGGCCCTGCGGGCCCTGCCGGTGGCGCGGCGGCGGGGCCGCAAGGGGCCGCGCGAGCTGCTGCTCGCGGTCCTGCACAGCCGGTTCGTACGGGTCGTCACGCACCCCGCGTTCACCATTCCGCTGTTCATCGCGAGCCTCTACGGGCTGTACTTCACGCCGCTCTTCGACTTCCTGATGGGGTCGAAGGCGGGGCACATCGCGATGATGGTGCACTTCCTCACCGTGGGCCTGGTCTTCTTCTGGCCGATCATGGGCATCGACCCGGGTCCGCACCGCCCCGGCTACGTGATGCGGATGCTGGAGCTGTTCGCCGGGATGCCGTTCCACGCGTTCTTCGGGATCGCGCTGATGATGGCGAGCGAGCCGATGATCGGCGCGTACCGTACGCCCCCGGCCTCGCTGGGCATCGACGCGCTGAGCGACCAGACGGCGGCGGGCGGCATCGCGTGGGCGTTCAGCGAGATCCCGTCGGTGCTGGTGCTGGTGGCCCTGGTCTTCCAGTGGTACCGGTCGGAGCAACGGGTCGCGACGCGCTTGGACCGGGCCGCCGACCGGGACGGGGACAAGGAGCTGGTGGCGTACAACGCCTATCTCGCCTCGCTCCAGGCACGGGGGCAGTAG
- a CDS encoding 6-phosphofructokinase codes for MRIGVLTSGGDCPGLNAVIRSVVHRAVVDHGDEVIGFHDGWRGLLECDYRKLDLDAVAGILARGGTILGSSRVQPAHLRDGVERARGHVADLGLDAIIPIGGEGTLKAAHLLSEAGLPIVGVPKTIDNDIPSTDVTFGFDTAVGVATDALDRLKTTAESHQRVLIVEVMGRHTGWIALHSGMAAGAHAIVVPERPFDIGELAALVGKRFSAGKRFAIVVVAEGAKPREGSMKFDEGGTDIYGHERFAGIAGQLSVELEQRLGKEARPVILGHVQRGGTPTAYDRVLATRFGWHAVEAAHRGEFGMLTALRGTDIVMVPLSEAVATLKTVPAERYAEAECVL; via the coding sequence ATGCGAATTGGTGTGCTCACCTCAGGCGGCGACTGCCCCGGCCTCAACGCCGTCATCAGGTCCGTCGTACACCGCGCCGTCGTCGACCACGGCGACGAGGTGATCGGCTTCCACGACGGCTGGCGGGGTCTGCTGGAGTGCGACTACCGCAAGCTCGACCTGGACGCGGTGGCCGGGATCCTGGCGCGGGGCGGCACGATCCTCGGCTCCTCCCGGGTCCAGCCGGCGCACCTGCGGGACGGGGTGGAGCGGGCCAGGGGCCACGTCGCGGACCTCGGTCTCGACGCGATCATCCCGATCGGCGGCGAGGGCACGCTCAAGGCGGCCCACCTGCTGTCGGAGGCCGGGCTGCCGATCGTCGGTGTGCCGAAGACCATCGACAACGACATCCCCTCGACCGACGTGACCTTCGGCTTCGACACGGCCGTCGGGGTCGCCACGGACGCGCTGGACCGGCTGAAGACCACCGCCGAGTCCCACCAGCGGGTCCTGATCGTCGAGGTCATGGGCCGCCACACGGGCTGGATCGCCCTGCACTCCGGCATGGCCGCCGGGGCCCACGCGATCGTCGTGCCCGAGCGCCCCTTCGACATCGGTGAGCTGGCGGCGCTGGTCGGCAAGCGGTTCTCGGCGGGCAAGCGGTTCGCGATCGTGGTGGTCGCGGAGGGCGCGAAGCCGCGCGAGGGCTCGATGAAGTTCGACGAGGGCGGCACGGACATCTACGGCCACGAGCGCTTCGCCGGGATCGCCGGGCAGCTCTCCGTCGAGCTGGAGCAGCGGCTCGGCAAGGAGGCCCGCCCGGTGATACTGGGCCACGTCCAGCGCGGTGGCACGCCGACCGCGTACGACAGGGTCCTGGCGACCCGGTTCGGCTGGCACGCGGTCGAGGCGGCGCACCGCGGCGAGTTCGGCATGCTGACCGCGCTGCGCGGCACGGACATCGTGATGGTGCCGCTGTCCGAGGCCGTGGCGACGCTCAAGACGGTGCCCGCGGAGCGGTACGCCGAGGCGGAGTGCGTGCTCTGA
- a CDS encoding DUF6011 domain-containing protein, translated as MPDSRQPDLFPPDGPAPGPPPGSAPEPARGLVRCRMCGRPLRGTASRRSGLGPDCDAKLHPPAPDIRTRRREADQDPIPGF; from the coding sequence ATGCCCGATTCCCGTCAACCGGACCTGTTCCCGCCGGACGGACCGGCGCCCGGCCCGCCGCCGGGCTCCGCCCCGGAGCCCGCCCGCGGCCTGGTCCGGTGCCGCATGTGCGGCCGCCCCCTGCGCGGTACGGCGTCCCGGCGCAGCGGTCTCGGGCCCGACTGCGACGCCAAGTTGCACCCGCCCGCGCCGGACATCAGGACCCGGCGGCGCGAGGCCGACCAGGACCCGATCCCCGGCTTCTGA
- a CDS encoding type 1 glutamine amidotransferase gives MSESSLRLVWIYPDLLSTYGDQGNALVVERRARQRRLGVTRVDVRSDQPIPTSGDIYLIGGGEDRPQRLAAERLRRDGGLSRAVSNGAIVFSVCAGYQILGHEFINDLGEREAGLGLLDVVSTRGEGERCVGDVLGDIDPRLGLPQLTGFENHQGVTHLGPSARPFAQVRLGKGNGTGDGTEGAYNDTVFGTYMHGPVMARNPHIADLLLKLALDVNALPPTDDRWYDALRAERISAAVQPA, from the coding sequence ATGAGCGAGAGCAGCCTGCGGCTGGTGTGGATCTATCCGGACCTGCTGAGCACGTACGGCGACCAGGGCAACGCGCTGGTCGTGGAGCGCCGTGCGAGACAGCGCCGCCTGGGTGTCACGCGCGTGGACGTCCGCAGTGACCAGCCGATCCCGACCTCGGGCGACATCTACCTGATCGGCGGCGGTGAGGACCGGCCGCAGCGGCTGGCCGCCGAGCGGCTGCGCCGGGACGGCGGGCTCAGCCGTGCCGTGTCGAACGGCGCGATCGTGTTCTCGGTCTGCGCCGGCTACCAGATCCTCGGCCACGAGTTCATCAACGACCTCGGGGAGCGCGAGGCCGGCCTCGGGCTGCTCGACGTCGTCTCGACCCGCGGCGAGGGCGAGCGGTGTGTCGGTGACGTCCTCGGCGACATCGACCCGCGGCTCGGCCTGCCCCAGCTGACCGGCTTCGAGAACCACCAGGGCGTCACCCACCTCGGCCCGTCGGCCCGGCCGTTCGCGCAGGTCAGGCTGGGCAAGGGCAACGGCACGGGGGACGGCACGGAGGGCGCGTACAACGACACCGTCTTCGGTACGTACATGCACGGCCCGGTCATGGCACGCAACCCGCACATCGCGGACCTGCTGCTGAAGCTGGCGCTGGACGTCAACGCGCTGCCGCCGACGGACGACCGCTGGTACGACGCGCTGCGCGCCGAGCGGATCTCCGCGGCGGTCCAGCCCGCCTGA
- the def gene encoding peptide deformylase: MRNRPIPGSSGRVRAMRLLGDPVLHAPCEAVTDFGPDLASLVEDLFATMYAARGVGLAACQIGVAQRVFVYDCPDDEDVRHLGHLVNPRLTEADGIVLRGPEGCLSLPGVEAGTERFDRAVVEGFTLDGAPVRVEGTGFFARCLQHECDHLAGTVYTDRLTGWRKARALRAGRRVPGALTG, from the coding sequence ATGCGAAACCGTCCGATCCCCGGCAGTTCCGGGCGAGTACGAGCCATGAGATTGCTGGGCGATCCGGTGCTGCACGCCCCCTGCGAAGCCGTCACCGACTTCGGCCCCGACCTCGCGTCGCTGGTCGAGGACCTTTTCGCGACGATGTACGCCGCCCGGGGTGTCGGCCTGGCGGCCTGCCAGATCGGGGTCGCGCAACGGGTGTTCGTGTACGACTGCCCGGACGACGAGGACGTCCGCCATCTCGGGCACCTCGTCAATCCGCGGCTGACGGAGGCGGACGGCATTGTCCTCCGCGGCCCCGAGGGCTGTCTCTCGCTGCCGGGCGTCGAGGCCGGAACCGAGCGGTTCGACCGGGCCGTCGTGGAGGGGTTCACCCTGGACGGCGCGCCGGTACGGGTGGAGGGCACCGGGTTCTTCGCCCGTTGCCTCCAGCACGAGTGCGACCACCTGGCCGGGACGGTCTACACCGACCGGCTCACGGGGTGGCGCAAGGCCAGGGCGCTGCGGGCGGGCCGCCGGGTGCCGGGCGCCCTGACGGGCTGA
- a CDS encoding acyl-CoA thioesterase: protein MTNPAERLVDLLDLERIEVDIFRGRSPQESLQRVFGGQVAGQALVAAGRTTDGDRPVHSLHAYFLRPGRPGVPIVYQVERVRDGRSFTTRRVTAVQEGRTIFNLTASFHRPEEGGIEHQLPPRLDFPDPESLPTVAEEVREHLGGLPQSLERMARRQPFDIRYVDRLRWTREEIQDADPRSAVWMRAVGPLGDDPLVHTCALTYASDMTLLDAVRIPVEPLWGPRGFDMASLDHAMWFHHPFRADEWFLYDQESPIATGGRGLARGRIYDRAGTLLVSVVQEGLFRRHAAEG, encoded by the coding sequence ATGACGAACCCCGCCGAGCGGCTGGTCGACCTCCTCGATCTGGAGCGGATCGAGGTCGACATCTTCCGCGGCCGCAGCCCCCAGGAGTCCCTGCAACGGGTCTTCGGGGGTCAGGTCGCGGGCCAGGCGCTGGTCGCGGCCGGCCGTACCACCGACGGCGACCGGCCGGTCCACTCACTGCACGCGTACTTCCTGCGCCCGGGGCGCCCCGGCGTCCCGATCGTCTACCAGGTGGAACGGGTCAGGGACGGACGGTCGTTCACCACCCGCCGGGTGACGGCCGTGCAGGAGGGCCGGACGATCTTCAACCTGACGGCGTCCTTCCACCGCCCCGAGGAGGGCGGGATCGAGCACCAACTGCCGCCGCGGCTCGACTTCCCCGACCCCGAGTCGCTGCCGACGGTCGCGGAGGAGGTACGGGAGCATCTGGGCGGCCTGCCGCAGTCGTTGGAGCGGATGGCCAGGCGCCAGCCCTTCGACATCCGGTACGTGGACCGGCTGCGCTGGACGCGCGAGGAGATCCAGGACGCGGACCCGCGCAGCGCGGTGTGGATGCGCGCGGTGGGGCCGCTGGGGGACGATCCGCTGGTGCACACCTGCGCGTTGACGTACGCGAGTGACATGACCTTGCTCGACGCCGTACGGATTCCAGTTGAACCCCTCTGGGGCCCGCGGGGATTCGACATGGCGAGCCTGGATCACGCCATGTGGTTCCATCACCCGTTCCGCGCCGACGAGTGGTTCCTGTACGACCAGGAGTCGCCGATCGCGACGGGCGGCCGGGGGCTGGCGCGCGGCCGGATCTACGACCGGGCGGGCACGCTGCTGGTGTCGGTGGTGCAGGAAGGGCTGTTCCGGCGGCACGCCGCCGAGGGGTAG
- a CDS encoding MurT ligase domain-containing protein: protein MAGNTEPLSPRAKLAVTAGKAAAAVSRAAGRGSGSVIGGKVALKLDPDLLGRLAQHLDVILVSATNGKTTTTRLIAEALGAAGPVVSNALGANMPAGITSALAGGSDAKYGVIEVDEKYLAGVARDTTPKAIALLNLSRDQLDRAAETRMLAEKWREGLAGTKAVVIANADDPLIVWAASSSPNVVWVAAGQEWKDDAWSCPSCGGVMQRPGDDWFCGECGFRRPSPSWALHGDHVLDPHGSAWPIHLQLPGRANKSNAATSAAVVATFGVPPQVALERMYQVQAVAGRYDVVSFHNRDIRLLLAKNPAGWLETFSLIDPPPTPVVLAVNARGADGTDTSWLWDVDYTRLAGHPIFVLGDRKLDLAVRLEVANLDFRVCETLDEAVQLAPPGRIEAIANYTAFQDLRRRVGN from the coding sequence ATGGCAGGCAACACGGAGCCGCTGTCGCCGCGGGCCAAGTTGGCCGTGACGGCGGGCAAGGCCGCGGCGGCGGTGTCGCGCGCGGCTGGCCGCGGCAGCGGATCGGTGATCGGCGGGAAGGTGGCGCTGAAGCTCGACCCCGATCTGCTGGGGCGGCTGGCGCAGCACCTGGACGTCATCCTCGTGTCGGCGACGAACGGCAAGACCACCACCACACGGCTGATCGCCGAGGCGCTGGGCGCCGCGGGACCCGTCGTGTCGAACGCGCTCGGCGCCAACATGCCGGCGGGGATCACCTCCGCCCTGGCGGGCGGCTCGGACGCGAAGTACGGCGTGATCGAGGTGGACGAGAAGTACCTCGCGGGTGTGGCGCGCGACACCACGCCGAAGGCGATCGCGCTGCTGAACCTCTCGCGCGACCAGCTCGACCGCGCCGCCGAGACCCGGATGCTCGCCGAGAAGTGGCGCGAGGGCCTGGCCGGCACGAAGGCCGTGGTCATCGCCAACGCGGACGACCCGCTGATCGTCTGGGCCGCCTCCTCCTCCCCCAACGTGGTGTGGGTGGCGGCGGGCCAGGAGTGGAAGGACGACGCCTGGTCGTGCCCGTCCTGCGGCGGTGTGATGCAGCGCCCCGGGGACGACTGGTTCTGCGGCGAGTGCGGTTTCCGCAGGCCCTCGCCGAGCTGGGCGCTGCACGGCGACCACGTCCTCGACCCGCACGGTTCGGCGTGGCCGATCCACCTCCAGCTGCCGGGCCGGGCGAACAAGTCGAACGCGGCCACCTCCGCGGCCGTCGTGGCGACCTTCGGGGTCCCGCCGCAGGTGGCGCTGGAGCGGATGTACCAGGTGCAGGCCGTCGCCGGCCGGTACGACGTGGTGTCCTTCCACAACCGGGACATCCGGCTGCTGCTGGCGAAGAACCCGGCGGGCTGGCTGGAGACGTTCTCCCTGATCGACCCGCCGCCGACCCCCGTCGTCCTGGCCGTCAACGCCCGGGGCGCCGACGGCACCGACACCTCCTGGCTGTGGGACGTGGACTACACACGGCTCGCCGGGCACCCGATCTTCGTCCTCGGGGACCGCAAGCTCGACCTGGCCGTCCGTCTCGAGGTGGCCAATCTCGACTTCCGGGTGTGCGAGACGCTGGACGAGGCCGTCCAGCTCGCGCCGCCCGGCCGGATCGAGGCCATCGCCAACTACACCGCGTTCCAGGACCTGCGTCGAAGGGTCGGTAACTGA
- a CDS encoding acyl-CoA dehydrogenase family protein — MAEFTLELNDDQKQVRDWLHGFAADVMRPAAAEWDEREETPWPIIQEAAKIGIYSLDFYAQQYFDPTGLGIPLTMEELFWGDAGIALSIVGTGLAAVGVLANGTEEQIGTWVPQMYGDADDVKLAAFCSSEPDAGSDVAAMRTRAVHDEATGEWVLNGTKTWATNGGIAHVHVVVAVVDPALGTKGHASFVVPPGTPGLSQGQKFRKHGIRASHTAEVVLEDVRIPGHCLLGGKEKLDERLARARKRAAAPGGERVRNAAMATFEASRPAVGAMAVGTARAAYEVALDYARTRTQFGRPIIDNQGIAFQLADMRTRVDAARLLVWRASWMAAAGKPFDSAEGSMSKLYASETAKEVTAQAVQILGGNGYTREYPVERMHRDSAIYTIFEGTSEIQRLVIARTLSGMPIR; from the coding sequence ATGGCCGAGTTCACGCTCGAACTCAACGACGACCAGAAGCAGGTCCGCGACTGGCTCCACGGCTTCGCCGCGGACGTCATGCGCCCGGCCGCCGCCGAGTGGGACGAGCGTGAGGAGACACCCTGGCCGATCATCCAGGAAGCCGCCAAGATCGGAATTTATTCCCTCGACTTCTACGCCCAGCAGTACTTCGACCCCACGGGCCTCGGCATCCCCCTCACGATGGAGGAGCTGTTCTGGGGCGACGCGGGCATCGCCCTGTCGATCGTCGGTACGGGCCTGGCGGCCGTCGGCGTCCTCGCCAACGGCACCGAGGAACAGATCGGCACCTGGGTGCCCCAGATGTACGGCGACGCCGACGACGTGAAGCTGGCCGCCTTCTGCTCCTCGGAACCCGACGCGGGCTCCGACGTCGCCGCCATGCGGACCCGCGCCGTCCACGACGAGGCCACCGGCGAATGGGTCTTGAACGGCACCAAGACCTGGGCGACCAACGGCGGCATCGCCCACGTCCACGTCGTGGTCGCCGTCGTCGACCCGGCGCTGGGCACCAAGGGCCACGCCTCCTTCGTCGTACCGCCCGGCACCCCCGGCCTCTCCCAGGGGCAGAAGTTCAGGAAGCACGGCATCCGCGCCTCCCACACCGCCGAAGTCGTCCTGGAGGACGTCAGGATCCCCGGCCACTGCCTCCTCGGCGGCAAGGAGAAGCTCGACGAACGCCTCGCCCGGGCCCGCAAGCGCGCGGCGGCGCCCGGCGGCGAGCGGGTGCGGAACGCGGCCATGGCCACCTTCGAGGCCTCCCGCCCGGCGGTCGGCGCGATGGCCGTCGGCACCGCCAGGGCCGCGTACGAGGTCGCGCTCGACTACGCCAGGACCCGGACCCAGTTCGGCCGGCCGATCATCGACAACCAGGGCATCGCCTTCCAGCTCGCCGACATGCGCACGCGCGTGGACGCCGCCCGCCTGCTCGTGTGGCGCGCGTCCTGGATGGCGGCGGCGGGCAAGCCGTTCGACTCGGCCGAGGGCTCGATGTCGAAGCTGTACGCAAGCGAGACCGCGAAGGAGGTCACGGCGCAGGCCGTGCAGATACTCGGCGGCAACGGCTACACCCGGGAGTACCCGGTCGAGCGGATGCACCGCGACAGCGCGATCTACACCATCTTCGAGGGGACGAGCGAGATCCAGCGCCTGGTCATCGCCCGCACGTTGTCGGGCATGCCCATCCGCTGA